The genomic DNA ACACATCAAAGAACCCGTCCGCACAAACGATTGGGGCTGGGGCGAGTTTCGCTGCAAAGGCGGCTCCGTTTCCGTCTGGGTCGAGCGCGATCCGCTGCTGTATCGGCTGGCAAATTCGCCGATTGAGATTGAGGTGAAAGGGTAGAGGGGTGAAAGAGTAGAGGGGTGGATGAGTGGATGGATGAGTGAGTGGGTTCCTCGTTCCGGTGCTCTGTGCTGGAATGCTCTATGGGACCTGCTCCCCTGCCTACTCCCTACTCCCCACTCCCCTATTTTCCACCCCCTCCACCCTCACCTGCCGACACATCGACAGCAGCGGACAACTCGCACACTTCGGTGCATTCCCAGTACAAATGTGCTTGCCGAACGGGACGAGGAGGGCGTTAATTTCAATCCAGTACTGCTGCGGCAGTTTGGCTTCCAGTGCCTTGAGCGTTTTTTCCGGGGTGCGAGTCTGGACGTAACCCCAGCGATTGGTAACGCGATGAACGTGAACATCGACGCTAATGTAGGGCTGCTGACAGGCAATGCCCAGGGCAAGATGGGCACACTTTGCGCCAACCCCTTTAAACGACAAAAAAACCTGCTCGTCGCAGGGTAGTTCACCACCATATTCACGCACTATGCGATCGGCGATATCCCGGATCTGCTGTGCTTTTGCATCGTGATAGGTGCTTTTTTGAATCAGTTGATCAATTTCTCCAACGCTGAGCCGCACCATTTCAGTCGGAGTGCGGGCGCGATCGAACAGCCGTTTTGCGGTAGGCAAACTCACCTCATCGTAGGTGCGGATTGAGATGATACAGGAAATTAACTGCTCAAACGGCGAATTATAGCCCTGTGCTGCCAGCTCAAACATTGCAGCCTTTGGGAACTGGGATACTACCTGCCGCAGGCGATCGATTACTTCGTCAATTTCAAACGGCTGTTTTTCAGTCACGATCGAATCTTGTCTGGTCTACTCAGACCTGCAACTAGACATACCAATCAGACCTACAATCACACGCTGTGCCTAAACTAGGCGACCAAACCAGGCTTGACTGCCTAGGCTTTGTTGCGCCGGAATCGTCTTTGCTTGCGTCGAGCAATTGCCTTGCGCTTTTCCTTTTCCAGCGGCGTTTCAAAGTGACGATTTTTCTTCATGTCAGCAAAAATATCAGCTCTGGACACCTGACGCTTAAAGCGTCGCAGTGCCGACTCAATTCCTTCGTTTTCGCCGACAATCACTTGAGTCATGCAGTCTTCTCCTTATCTAAGATAAAAGCCTTTGTCCATTCAGTACGAGCCGCTGTCGAACGGCAACAAATTAATAAAGAGCCTCCAGCAGAGCGAGGCAGTCCTCTCAGTCTGCTAGAAGCTCTCGACTTCAAACTGTAGATTTAGGCTGTTCGCCTTGGGAAACTTTTTAAGGTCTAGCAGCGAAAAGTCTAGTAGCGACGATCGCCGCGTCCGCCTCCCCGGTTATTATTCCAGCCACCGCCGCCAGCGGGTCTTTCCTCGCGGGGCTTAGCCTTATTAACCTTGAGATCGCGTCCCATCCACTCTGCGCCGTCAAGTGCATCGATCGCAGCCTGCTCTTCAGCGTCTGAAGACATTTCTACGAAACCGAAACCGCGCATCCGTCCTGTCTCCCGATCGACCGGAAGCTGAACGCGCTTCACAGTACCATATTCAGAGAAAACAGTGCTGACGTCCTCTTCAGTTACCTGATAGGACAGGTTGCCAACATAGATTGACATAAACTACTCCATAGAACCAATGCAGAGAATCAAATAATCAGAGTGTTGTCTGTCAATCTTTATCCAATCTTGCACAAGCACAACTAACTACCGACTATCTCAAATCCCAAATTCCATACTAGCCTGAGATCCTGGTCGGCGACGCAAATTATTTGTAAACAAATGTATCGATTGTGAGAGAAAGGGCACAAATGGGGGAGCGAATACTGCACGCAGCTAGAAACTGTCTAAGGTTTGTTTACGGTCATCCTTGCCGTCTTGCTGTCGATCGATGCCAGTAGGGGGAAATACTCAAGCTGTGTCCGGAGTGACGAGCGGGATGAAGACCACTCGGCAATTATCTCGATCGCTTTTGGAAAGTCTGCCCCTGACTACCCTTGGCTGACTGCTTTTCCTAATAAAGCCCGGGAAAAATCGGCGAATCAGTTTTGCCTCAATTCTGGGAATTGCTCGAACTTATTCTCGAAACTTTACCTATCTTAAACAATAGCGTTTGCAGAGATGGATGAATCAGGTATGCAGAAAGTCGTTTATCTTGCCAATCCCTATGGATTTTCCCAGCAGCAGCGGGATCTCCTGTTGCCGCCGATCGTCTCTGCCCTCGAATCGCTGGGAGTAGCGGTGTGGGAGCCGTTCAGCCGCAATAATCAGGTCGATTTCTCTGAGCCAGGATGGGCATATCAGGTGGCTCAGGCAGATTTAAGGGATGTGCAGCAGTGCGACGGCATTTTTGCGATCGTCAATGGAACCCCTCCCGATGAAGGCGTCATGGTGGAACTGGGTGTGGCGATCGCTCTTAAAAAGGCTATCTTTCTGTTTCGGGATGACTTCCGTCGCTGCACTGATAGCGAGGCATATCCGCTGAACCTGATGCTGTTTGCTGGACTGCCGGAGAAGGATTGGCAGCAGTATTACTACACCTCGGTTGGGGATATTACGTCAGAGGAAAAGGGGCTGTATCGGTGGGTGGAGGGAGTGGGGAGTGGGGAGTGGATAAGTGGATGAGTGATTGACTTGATCGCAGCCCTTTCTCACCTTCGATGCCTTTCCATCTTCACCCCTCATCTTATCTCCTCCTTAATTTGCTCATCTCCTGCTCCCTACTCCCTATTCCCGCTGCTCTAGTCAATCGTTTCTGCTTTATGAAAGTCGCGGTAGTCGATATAGCGGTGTCCTTCGGAGGTAATTTCATGCTGTATTAATTCCTGCATTAATATAGACTCGTGTCTGCGCCTCCAAAATTTGATTGCGGCGACGGTTGGCGGCATGAAACATGAGTGCAGGCACGCATTTTCGCCCTTCCCCGTTCCATCTCTGGGGGCATACGCTACACTGGAAATCTACCGGAGGCACCTGCCTTCCGGGGTTCTGATGATAAACTCCGTCAGAAGTGGGTCGATCGCCCACTTTTTTGCGTTTTATTGCTCCCTGTTTTATTTCCCTCTGTTTTGCTGTAATGGGTTTTGCTGCAATGGGCAATGACGCCAAACTCCAGCAGGATTTGGAGCTGACCGAACTTGCAGCGCAACGGTTATCCGATTCTCTGTCATGACTCACCCGCTGATTCCACCTATTCTTGAACTTGCATCGCCGATCGCCGCTGAGCTAGGGCTAGAGGTTGTTGCCGCCGTGTTTCAGACCAATCAAAGTCCGCCTGTGCTGCGGGTGGATGTGCGAAACCTCCAAGCGGATACCAGCCTGGACGACTGCGAGCGCATGAGTCGTGTCCTGGAAGCTGCATTGGATACCTCCGGTTTGTTGCCCGATGCCTATGTGCTGGAAATCTCCAGTCCTGGGGTTTCTCGATCGCTCACCTCCGATCGGGAGTTTATTTCCTTCAAGGGGTTTCCTGTTCTGGTGACGACGACCGAACCCTATTCGGGGCATGCCACCTGGACAGGGCGACTGGTGCGGCGAGATGAGGAAGCTGTCCGTCTAAATCTGAAGGGACGAACTGTGTCAATTCCCCGTCATCTTGTCAGTCAAGTGCAGCTCGTGGATGGGGTAGACGAATAGCCGCGATTAGCGCAAAGCAAAGCTCCGAAGGAACCGCTTACTGCAACTTAAGCCAGCGGATCACCGCAATTAATACAACTGAAGATACCGACAACTGAAGAGAGGACTTATTTATGTCGATGGTCGCCCTCCCTGGACTCCAGGAACTGATTGATAGTATTAGCCGCGAACGTAACCTACCAAAACACGCCGTTCAAGCCGCCCTGCGGGAAGCCCTGCTGAAGGGCTATGAACGCTATCGCCGCACCCACCGCCCCGATGTATCTGCGTTTGACGAGGAATATTTCAATAACTTTGAAGTTGAGCTAGACATCGAAGACGCAGGATTTCGGGTACTGGCGACCAAGACGATCGTAGAGGAAGTCTCTAACCCCGATCACCAGATTTCCCTGGAAGAAGTGCAGGAAGTGGCTGACGAGGCGCAGCTTGGCGATACGGTGGTGCTGGACGTGACGCCGGATCAGGGTGAGTTCGGACGGATGGCGGCGATTCAGACCAAGCAGGTTCTTGCCCAAAAACTGCGGGATCAGCAGCGCAAGCTCATCCAAGAGGAATTCCAGGAACTCGAAGGCACCGTGCTTCAGGCAAGAGTCCTGCGATTTGAGCGCCAGTCTGTTGTCATGGCAGTAAACAGCGGTTTTGGTCAACCAGACGTAGAAGCCGAATTGCCCAAGCGGGAACAGTTACCCAACGATAATTACCGCGCTAATGCCACCTTTCGGGTCTTCCTGAAGAAGGTGCTGGAAGGTTCCCATCGCGGACCCCAGCTGCTTGTCTCGCGGGCAGACGCTGGGCTGGTGGTAGACCTGTTTGCTACCGAAGTGCCTGAAATTGAAGATGAAGTGGTACGAATCGTCGCAGTCGCACGGGAAGCGAATCCGCCTTCGCGATCGGTTGGGCCTCGCACTAAGATCGCTGTCGATACCCTGGAACGGGACGTTGATCCCGTCGGAGCCTGCATCGGCGCACGGGGATCACGAATTCAGGTGGTTGTGAACGAACTGCGCGGCGAGAAAATTGACGTGATTCGCTGGTCGCCCGACCCTGCCACCTACATTGCCAATGCCCTCAGTCCTGCCCGTGTTGATGAAGTGCGGCTCATTAACCCCGATGAACGGCAGGCTCATGTTCTCGTCCCTGACGATCAGCTCAGTTTGGCGATCGGTAAAGAAGGACAAAACGTGCGTTTGGCAGCCCGCCTCACCGGATGGAAGATCGATATCAAGGACACCGCCAAGTACGACTACGAAGCCGAAACCCGCAAGATGGAGGCACTGGCAGAGGAACGTCGCCTTGCTCGCGAAGCCGAAGAAGCTGAAATGGCATACGAAGACGAGGACGATCTGCCCGAAGACGAAGCCGACGTACTGGGCGAACAGGACTTCGACGCCGAAGAAATGGCGGAATCCACAAGTGACGGCTTTGGGACAGAGGCAGGGGAGGCGATTCAGCGTCCGGAGCGGTAGAGGGGTGAGTGGGCAGGGGAGTGGGTGAGTAGGTGGGAAGTGGATGAGTGGATGAGGGGAGTAGGGGAGCAGGGGAGCAGGGAAGAGATTGAAGCAATGTAGGATGTGCTAGGGGAGCGTAATGCATTGTTTTGAAGGAGTAGGGCGATCGCTAAAGGAAAATTGCTCTAGATTGCGGTCAAGCTGCATTCCGCTAACCCACAGACAACAAAAGCGTTTCCAAATCACCCTAACCCTCCCCCACAAATTCACCAAAAGCAAGTAACTCTCACCCACTCACCCATCTACTCATCCACTCATCCACCCTTATGCCCCCCAACCACCGTCGCTGTATTAGCTGTCGCAGAGTGGCTCCTAAACAGGAGTTCTGGCGGGTTGTGCGATCGTTTCCTGCACAGATTGTTATACTAGATGCAGGAATGGGGCGATCGGCTTACCTTTGTCCCAGTTCAGGTTGTCTGCAAGCGGCGCAGCGAAAAGATCGTTTAGGGCGTGCTCTTAAGGCAAACGTTCCGGTAGAGATTTATCAAACCCTGTGGCAGCGTCTTTCCACAGCCGCTACGATAGAGTAAAGACTGGGATAAGCGAGAGATACTTTAAAGTTGATTGAATTGATGCATCCACGGAGGCAGAGCATTCGTTAAGCAGTAACCAGAGTCAGGTCAGATACTCCGCATACTGTGACCTGATGAACCTAAGCCTGGATTGCACTCCGTGGTGCAAGTCGTCTTTAACCTGAAAAAACGTCTTCAACATTCCAAAATTCGTGCAAGATGATAAGGGGAGCTGTTTTATTCCGGTAAGGCAGCGTTCAATTCATCTGAATAGATACAAAACTGCGAAGCCTGAATCCGCCTCAAGGGAGTGGTACGCTACCTTGGTGAGCCGATAGGGTAAAGCAGTTCCAGGTGGGATTGATTTGTTTTTCTATACGACGAGAAGTGCAGGTCAGTATGTAACCTAATCAAGATCGTTTGGGACGCAGAGGGGATAGTGGATGAATAACGGCAAAGTGAGAATATACGAGTTATCGAAGGAATTGAATTTGGACAACCGAGACATTCTGGCAGTTTGCGACCAGCTTAGCATTGCTTATAAGAGCCACAGCAGTACAATTACTGAGGCTGAAGCAGAGCGAATTCGTTCTGCCGCTGAGAAATATACCCCCAACCATCATGCTGCACCCAAGCCTGCTGCATCGGGACAGGCAGGTGCGCCGTCAAGACAGTCTAGTATCCAACCCCCTGTGAAGAAGCAGCAAATTCTGGAAATTCGCAGAACTCGCCCTCTTGCAGAACCGCCTAAGCGTGCAGAGGTAGAGACTAGCTCGGCTCCTGCTCCCACTACACCCAATGCAGACCGGACCCCCAACAAGCCCAGTGCTCCAAGCCGCCCGGCTCGCCTATCGGCAGTTGAGGATGAGGCAGCACTGGATACGCCGATTGTTAGCAGTCCGCTGGATGAAGCTCCCGCTGAGGTAGAGCCTGTTCAGGAAGAAATTCTGGTAGAAGCCCAGGTTGCAGCGCCGCAATCTGTTGCCCCGAGGGCAGAAGTGCCCAAGTCGGAACCTGTTCGTATGGCTCAGCCGCAGCTCAGTTCCCCGCCTCCCCGTCCCGTGAAGGCTGCGGATGGAGCAAGTCCGAATTTAACCAACCGTCCGATTCTGAGGAAAGCGCGTGCTGAGGCAGCAGAACAGGCAGGTGCCAAACCTGTTTCAGTTCGGGACGGCGGTGTTTCAGTTCGGGAAGCTCCCCGACGCCCTGAGCAACTTGGAGCCGCAGGTCGTCCAGACTCGCTGAAGCCCAAGCCTGTCATTGAACTGCGTCGCAAGCCCACCCGCCCCGGTGAGGGGACAGAGGGGGATGGTGCGAAAACTGACGATACGACTGCCGCTAGACCGTTTGTGCCCGGTGGGGTTGAAGAAATTCGTCGTCCAACCCTGAATCGTCCACCTAAGCGCGGTAAGACTTGGGAGGAGGAAGAAGAGGAAGAGAAGGAAGCCGCTAAGACGGGCAAGGTGGGAACGAAGACCAAACGCCGCGCCCCTGTAATCGATGAGGAAGACCTGGAACTCGAAGATATCCTCGACGAAGATGAAACAGATGAGGATGCTCCCGTTCAGGTAAGCCTGTCGCTGGCACGTCCGCCGAAGCCGAAGGGTCGTCCTGGACAGCAGACCAAACCTGCTGCTACGGTTGCTCCGGTTAAGCAGAAGCGATCGACTGAATCGTTCCGGGGTCGTCGCGATCGCAGGCAGCAGGAAGAGGGGCGGCAGCGTCCATCTGAAATTACCCTGACAGGCAGTATCTCGGTTCATGATCTGGCAGTTGAGCTAGTTGTGCCGGAAACTGAACTGATTCGGATTCTGTTCATGAAGGGGATCGCCGCAAACATTAACCAGATTCTCGATATTCCGACCGCGACGATGGTGGCGCAGGAATACGAGATCGAGGTGAAGACGGGTGAAGCCGAAGCCGAGGCAAAGAAGGTGACGGAAATGCTGTCCGCCGAAGACCTGGAAAACCTCCAGCGTCGTCCTCCGGTCGTGACGATCATGGGTCACGTAGACCACGGGAAAACTACCCTGCTCGACTCGATCCGCAAAACGAAGGTGGCTCAGGGCGAAGCAGGTGGTATTACCCAGCACATCGGCGCGTACCACGTGGATGTGGACACCGAGAACGGCACGCAGCAGGTCGTCTTCCTGGATACTCCGGGTCACGAAGCCTTTACCGCGATGCGGGCACGGGGCGCAAGAGTCACGGATATTGCTGTCCTGGTCGTTGCTGCCGATGATGGGGTTCGTCCTCAGACGATCGAAGCAATTAGCCACGCCAAAGCTGCCGAAGTGCCGATTGTCGTTGCGATCAACAAAATCGATAAAGAAGCAGCGCAGCCCGATCGCGTTAAGCAGGAACTGACCGAGTTCAGTCTGGTTCCCGAAGAGTGGGGCGGCAGCACGATCATGGTTCCGGTGAGCGCAATCAACGGCGAAAACCTGGATACGCTGCTGGAAATGCTGCTCCTGGTGTCTGAAGTAGAAGATCTTTACGCTAACCCCGATCGGAATGCGAAGGGTACGGTAATTGAGGCGCACCTGGATAAGGCCCGGGGTCCGGTCGCAACGCTGCTCGTTCAGAACGGGACGCTGCGCGTGGGCGATGTGCTGGTGGCAGGTTCCACCTTTGGCAAAGTGCGGGCAATGATCGACGATCGGCTTCAGCGGGTCGATGCGGCAACGCCATCCTTTGCGGTGGAAGTACTGGGTCTCAGCGATGTTCCGGCGGCGGGCGATGAGTTTGAGGTCTACAGCGAAGAGCGTGAGGCACGATCGGTTGCTAACAGCCGTCTGGATCAGCAGCGGCAGTCCCGCCTCCAGCAGGCAATGGCATCGCGACGGGTCAGCCTCAACACGATCTCGGCTCAAGCTCAGGAAGGCGATCTGAAGGAGCTAAACCTGATTCTGAAGGCAGACGTACAGGGTTCCGTCGAGGCAATTCTGGGTGCGCTTCAGCAGCTTCCACAGAAGGAAGTTCAGGTGCGGGTTCTGCTGGCGGCTCCGGGCGAAATCACTGAAACGGACGTGGATCTGGCAGCGGCAAGTAGTGCGGTGATTGTGGGCTTTAATACCACCTTTGCCAGCGGTGCGCGTCAGGCAGCGGACGATGCCGGAGTGG from Leptolyngbya ohadii IS1 includes the following:
- a CDS encoding endonuclease III domain-containing protein yields the protein MTEKQPFEIDEVIDRLRQVVSQFPKAAMFELAAQGYNSPFEQLISCIISIRTYDEVSLPTAKRLFDRARTPTEMVRLSVGEIDQLIQKSTYHDAKAQQIRDIADRIVREYGGELPCDEQVFLSFKGVGAKCAHLALGIACQQPYISVDVHVHRVTNRWGYVQTRTPEKTLKALEAKLPQQYWIEINALLVPFGKHICTGNAPKCASCPLLSMCRQVRVEGVENRGVGSRE
- the rpsU gene encoding 30S ribosomal protein S21, with the translated sequence MTQVIVGENEGIESALRRFKRQVSRADIFADMKKNRHFETPLEKEKRKAIARRKQRRFRRNKA
- a CDS encoding RNA recognition motif domain-containing protein, which codes for MSIYVGNLSYQVTEEDVSTVFSEYGTVKRVQLPVDRETGRMRGFGFVEMSSDAEEQAAIDALDGAEWMGRDLKVNKAKPREERPAGGGGWNNNRGGGRGDRRY
- a CDS encoding nucleoside 2-deoxyribosyltransferase, whose protein sequence is MQKVVYLANPYGFSQQQRDLLLPPIVSALESLGVAVWEPFSRNNQVDFSEPGWAYQVAQADLRDVQQCDGIFAIVNGTPPDEGVMVELGVAIALKKAIFLFRDDFRRCTDSEAYPLNLMLFAGLPEKDWQQYYYTSVGDITSEEKGLYRWVEGVGSGEWISG
- the rimP gene encoding ribosome maturation factor RimP; the encoded protein is MTHPLIPPILELASPIAAELGLEVVAAVFQTNQSPPVLRVDVRNLQADTSLDDCERMSRVLEAALDTSGLLPDAYVLEISSPGVSRSLTSDREFISFKGFPVLVTTTEPYSGHATWTGRLVRRDEEAVRLNLKGRTVSIPRHLVSQVQLVDGVDE
- the nusA gene encoding transcription termination factor NusA, giving the protein MSMVALPGLQELIDSISRERNLPKHAVQAALREALLKGYERYRRTHRPDVSAFDEEYFNNFEVELDIEDAGFRVLATKTIVEEVSNPDHQISLEEVQEVADEAQLGDTVVLDVTPDQGEFGRMAAIQTKQVLAQKLRDQQRKLIQEEFQELEGTVLQARVLRFERQSVVMAVNSGFGQPDVEAELPKREQLPNDNYRANATFRVFLKKVLEGSHRGPQLLVSRADAGLVVDLFATEVPEIEDEVVRIVAVAREANPPSRSVGPRTKIAVDTLERDVDPVGACIGARGSRIQVVVNELRGEKIDVIRWSPDPATYIANALSPARVDEVRLINPDERQAHVLVPDDQLSLAIGKEGQNVRLAARLTGWKIDIKDTAKYDYEAETRKMEALAEERRLAREAEEAEMAYEDEDDLPEDEADVLGEQDFDAEEMAESTSDGFGTEAGEAIQRPER
- a CDS encoding YlxR family protein, whose translation is MPPNHRRCISCRRVAPKQEFWRVVRSFPAQIVILDAGMGRSAYLCPSSGCLQAAQRKDRLGRALKANVPVEIYQTLWQRLSTAATIE
- the infB gene encoding translation initiation factor IF-2 yields the protein MNNGKVRIYELSKELNLDNRDILAVCDQLSIAYKSHSSTITEAEAERIRSAAEKYTPNHHAAPKPAASGQAGAPSRQSSIQPPVKKQQILEIRRTRPLAEPPKRAEVETSSAPAPTTPNADRTPNKPSAPSRPARLSAVEDEAALDTPIVSSPLDEAPAEVEPVQEEILVEAQVAAPQSVAPRAEVPKSEPVRMAQPQLSSPPPRPVKAADGASPNLTNRPILRKARAEAAEQAGAKPVSVRDGGVSVREAPRRPEQLGAAGRPDSLKPKPVIELRRKPTRPGEGTEGDGAKTDDTTAARPFVPGGVEEIRRPTLNRPPKRGKTWEEEEEEEKEAAKTGKVGTKTKRRAPVIDEEDLELEDILDEDETDEDAPVQVSLSLARPPKPKGRPGQQTKPAATVAPVKQKRSTESFRGRRDRRQQEEGRQRPSEITLTGSISVHDLAVELVVPETELIRILFMKGIAANINQILDIPTATMVAQEYEIEVKTGEAEAEAKKVTEMLSAEDLENLQRRPPVVTIMGHVDHGKTTLLDSIRKTKVAQGEAGGITQHIGAYHVDVDTENGTQQVVFLDTPGHEAFTAMRARGARVTDIAVLVVAADDGVRPQTIEAISHAKAAEVPIVVAINKIDKEAAQPDRVKQELTEFSLVPEEWGGSTIMVPVSAINGENLDTLLEMLLLVSEVEDLYANPDRNAKGTVIEAHLDKARGPVATLLVQNGTLRVGDVLVAGSTFGKVRAMIDDRLQRVDAATPSFAVEVLGLSDVPAAGDEFEVYSEEREARSVANSRLDQQRQSRLQQAMASRRVSLNTISAQAQEGDLKELNLILKADVQGSVEAILGALQQLPQKEVQVRVLLAAPGEITETDVDLAAASSAVIVGFNTTFASGARQAADDAGVDVRDYNIIYKLLEDIQGAMEGLLEPELVEEPLGQVEVRAVFTVGRGAVAGCYILSGKAIRNSKMRVRRKGEVVFEGNLDSLKRMKDDVKEVNAGYECGIGSDSFRDWQEGDIVEVFRLVAKRRSLSA